In Sebaldella termitidis ATCC 33386, one DNA window encodes the following:
- a CDS encoding peptidoglycan-binding domain-containing protein, protein MRKLRLAAFLLLTAVLSFSVINAAAPSKTQSVTKEKRRTNFVEIQKRLKNMGYYTGKLDGINGSLTKKAIQTYKNNQGTDKKLEQLLAREGLN, encoded by the coding sequence ATGAGAAAATTAAGATTAGCTGCATTTTTGTTATTAACGGCGGTTTTGAGTTTTAGTGTAATAAATGCTGCCGCACCGTCTAAAACACAGTCGGTAACAAAAGAAAAGAGAAGAACAAATTTTGTAGAGATACAGAAAAGACTGAAAAACATGGGATATTATACAGGAAAGCTTGACGGAATAAACGGAAGTCTGACTAAAAAGGCTATTCAGACGTATAAAAACAATCAGGGGACAGATAAAAAACTGGAACAGCTTCTTGCAAGAGAGGGATTAAATTAA
- a CDS encoding LysM peptidoglycan-binding domain-containing protein: MKKMKTAVLGIFFSGIIFTVWSDIFSNNQYQKKYSYDFTLRADAEEEITGLKNIKTVNGITEREYTVQKGDNIYKITKKTGQSLTVLLLNNPDMEMDNIAAAGNVLRVYSDNIITYRKAGNEKFSDIDKKFGLAEGETEELNSGKDIDGTVYVKAEENKMKLYLIQQEESRKLKILRQ; the protein is encoded by the coding sequence ATGAAAAAGATGAAGACAGCCGTTTTGGGAATATTTTTTTCAGGGATAATATTTACTGTCTGGTCAGATATATTCAGCAATAATCAATATCAGAAAAAATACTCATATGATTTTACACTGAGAGCTGATGCAGAGGAAGAAATAACAGGACTGAAAAATATAAAAACAGTAAACGGAATTACCGAGAGAGAATATACAGTTCAAAAAGGCGACAATATCTACAAGATTACTAAAAAAACAGGACAGAGTCTTACTGTTCTCCTGCTTAACAATCCGGATATGGAAATGGATAATATCGCAGCAGCAGGGAACGTGCTCAGAGTGTATTCGGATAACATAATTACATACAGAAAAGCCGGAAACGAAAAATTTTCAGATATAGACAAAAAATTTGGTCTTGCCGAAGGTGAAACAGAAGAATTGAATTCAGGAAAAGATATAGACGGAACAGTCTATGTAAAGGCAGAAGAAAATAAAATGAAGCTTTATTTGATACAGCAGGAAGAAAGCCGGAAACTGAAAATACTTCGTCAGTAA
- the rho gene encoding transcription termination factor Rho has product MENIFEMKLTELRKKAKEYGITGFSTMGKSDLITNIYIEEAKKDNIILGSGRLDMMSDGYGFLRESSVGPDIYVSASQARKFALRNEDIVLGEVREPIGTEKNYALIKTLLINGDAPEKSTNRPFFDDLTPSYPEEKLNLSSASLSSRIIDLIAPIGKGQRGLIVAPPKAGKTILLSTLANDIINNNPEVELWILLIDERPEEVTDIKENVRDAEVFSATFDEDPSVHIKVTEDVLEKAKREVEKGKDIVILMDSLTRLARSYNIVVPSSGKLISGGIDPKALYYPKRFLGAARNIRKGGSLTIIATALIETGSKMDDIIFEEFKGTGNMEVILERSLAELRIFPAIDVLKSGTRKEEILLDEKTLKTIWNFRRYLSNYNEAEAVKKLIDLIKKTKSNDELINMISKDNSKITM; this is encoded by the coding sequence ATGGAAAATATTTTCGAAATGAAATTAACGGAATTAAGAAAAAAAGCAAAAGAATATGGGATAACTGGTTTTTCCACGATGGGGAAGTCAGATCTTATAACAAATATCTATATTGAAGAAGCTAAAAAAGACAATATTATATTAGGATCAGGAAGACTGGATATGATGTCCGACGGATACGGATTTTTAAGAGAAAGTAGTGTAGGTCCTGATATTTATGTATCAGCATCTCAGGCGAGAAAATTTGCACTTAGAAATGAAGATATAGTTTTGGGGGAAGTAAGAGAACCAATAGGAACAGAAAAAAATTATGCACTTATAAAAACTCTTCTTATAAATGGAGATGCTCCTGAAAAATCAACGAACAGACCGTTTTTTGATGATCTTACACCTTCGTATCCGGAAGAAAAGCTGAATTTATCATCGGCAAGTCTGTCTTCCAGAATAATAGACCTGATAGCACCGATAGGTAAAGGGCAGAGAGGTCTGATAGTAGCACCGCCGAAAGCAGGTAAAACAATACTTTTATCTACTCTGGCAAATGATATTATAAATAATAATCCGGAAGTAGAGCTGTGGATACTGCTTATTGACGAGAGACCGGAAGAGGTTACCGATATAAAGGAAAATGTACGTGATGCGGAAGTTTTTTCGGCAACATTTGATGAAGATCCGAGTGTACATATAAAGGTAACAGAGGATGTACTTGAAAAGGCAAAAAGAGAGGTAGAAAAAGGGAAGGATATAGTAATATTGATGGATAGTCTGACAAGACTTGCCAGATCATATAATATAGTAGTTCCTTCAAGCGGAAAGCTGATATCCGGAGGTATTGACCCGAAAGCTCTTTATTATCCGAAAAGATTTCTCGGAGCTGCAAGAAATATAAGAAAAGGCGGAAGTCTGACTATAATAGCTACAGCGCTTATAGAAACAGGAAGTAAAATGGATGACATAATATTTGAGGAATTCAAGGGAACAGGAAACATGGAAGTAATTCTGGAGAGATCTCTGGCAGAATTAAGAATATTCCCGGCAATAGATGTATTAAAGAGCGGAACAAGAAAAGAGGAAATACTTCTTGATGAAAAAACATTAAAGACAATATGGAATTTCAGAAGATATCTAAGCAATTATAATGAGGCTGAGGCAGTGAAAAAACTGATCGACCTTATTAAGAAAACAAAGTCAAATGACGAACTGATAAATATGATATCAAAAGATAATTCGAAAATAACAATGTAA
- a CDS encoding alpha-amylase family glycosyl hydrolase, protein MMTSARIYNLYPYLLKNFHSWAEKLDDIDFMNFDWVYVNPFHLPGFSGSVYSIKDYYAYSPVLLGIDYEIMEKEAEKYREIGDSFIRDFCKEAEKRKMKVMMDLVINHTSIDSDLIKEKPEWYKKNEDGTIKNPGALDGDKLIIWGDLAQIDNENSSDKENLWKYWLDYILYYAGLGIKGFRCDAAYQVPSSLWKYLINEVKKQYPDTLFLAETLSCTPEKIIEIIESGFDFVMNSLKWWNFKDEWFLQDYNKWTGRCPSLSFPENHDTERFAKEYNGDSRKAVCYYAIEAYFCSGIAITLGFEYGFEKKIDVVNTTYKDYEEINYDIVEDIRLINEIKAEYNILKEDGFAEIYDFGSSDIFSFLKKSLDGTEKIFMIANINTKTGVDVKVPDMFKIMEGHSIEDISHGHRMDEVSDNLEYYLQPGEAKLFYQKLK, encoded by the coding sequence ATGATGACTAGTGCAAGAATTTATAACCTGTATCCTTATCTTCTGAAAAATTTTCACAGCTGGGCTGAAAAACTGGATGACATAGATTTCATGAATTTTGACTGGGTCTATGTAAATCCTTTTCATCTCCCAGGATTCTCAGGATCTGTTTATTCCATAAAAGACTACTATGCATACAGTCCGGTACTTTTGGGAATTGACTATGAAATAATGGAAAAAGAGGCAGAGAAATACAGGGAAATCGGTGATTCCTTTATCAGGGATTTCTGTAAGGAAGCAGAAAAAAGAAAAATGAAGGTTATGATGGATCTTGTGATAAATCACACATCCATTGATTCCGACCTTATAAAAGAAAAGCCTGAATGGTATAAAAAAAATGAGGACGGAACGATAAAAAATCCAGGAGCTTTAGATGGAGATAAACTAATTATCTGGGGTGATTTAGCTCAAATTGACAATGAGAACTCCAGTGATAAGGAAAATCTCTGGAAATACTGGCTTGATTATATCTTATATTACGCAGGTCTAGGAATAAAAGGTTTTAGGTGCGATGCCGCATATCAGGTCCCTTCCAGTCTTTGGAAATATCTAATAAATGAAGTAAAAAAACAATATCCAGATACACTGTTCTTAGCTGAAACTTTAAGCTGTACTCCGGAAAAAATAATAGAAATAATAGAATCAGGCTTCGATTTTGTTATGAACAGCCTGAAATGGTGGAATTTTAAAGATGAGTGGTTTTTACAGGATTATAATAAGTGGACGGGAAGATGTCCGTCATTATCTTTTCCTGAAAATCATGATACTGAAAGATTTGCAAAGGAGTATAACGGGGACAGCAGAAAAGCAGTATGCTACTATGCAATAGAAGCTTATTTTTGTTCGGGGATAGCGATTACACTTGGTTTTGAGTACGGCTTTGAGAAAAAAATAGATGTAGTAAATACCACATACAAGGATTACGAAGAAATAAATTATGATATTGTGGAGGATATCAGATTAATCAATGAAATAAAAGCAGAATATAATATACTTAAGGAGGATGGTTTTGCCGAGATTTATGATTTTGGAAGCAGTGATATTTTTTCTTTTTTGAAAAAATCTTTAGACGGCACTGAAAAAATCTTTATGATAGCAAACATCAATACAAAAACAGGTGTAGACGTGAAGGTTCCCGACATGTTCAAAATTATGGAGGGACACAGTATAGAAGATATATCACATGGTCACAGGATGGATGAGGTATCTGATAATCTGGAATATTATTTACAGCCTGGTGAGGCAAAATTATTTTATCAAAAATTAAAATAG
- the miaB gene encoding tRNA (N6-isopentenyl adenosine(37)-C2)-methylthiotransferase MiaB: MEKKATIITYGCQMNVNESAKMKKMLQSIGYKIVDDIKISDLVLLNTCTVREGAAVKVYGKLGELKKLKEKRNNMIIGVTGCLAQEVREEFIKRTPFVDLVIGNQNIAKLPDIIEKIQKGTVDHIVMVEDEDELPKRVDADFGDDIVASVSITYGCNNYCTFCIVPYVRGMERSVPMREILDDVKQYADKGYKEILFLGQNVNSYGSDRIEMGEDFAGLLTKAANIEGDFWLKYISPHPKDFTDSVIKAIAENPKVARMLHLPLQSGSTKILGAMNRGYTKEEFIELALKIKKEIPDIGITTDIIVGFPGETDEDFQDTLDVVEQVGFENAFMFMYSKRSGTPAAVLEEQVPEQVKKERLQQLMRLQNARAKEESKKYYGQTLKVLVEGPSSKNPDMLTGRTSTHKIVLFKGDEELSGKFVNVKIYETKTWTLYGELV, encoded by the coding sequence TTGGAAAAGAAAGCAACAATAATTACTTACGGCTGTCAGATGAATGTGAATGAAAGCGCTAAGATGAAAAAAATGCTGCAGTCCATCGGGTATAAGATTGTTGATGATATAAAAATTTCTGATCTTGTTCTTCTGAATACATGTACTGTACGAGAAGGAGCAGCGGTAAAAGTCTACGGAAAATTAGGAGAACTGAAGAAATTAAAAGAAAAAAGAAACAACATGATAATAGGTGTAACTGGGTGTCTTGCCCAGGAGGTCAGAGAAGAATTTATTAAAAGAACTCCTTTTGTAGATCTGGTAATAGGAAATCAGAATATTGCCAAGCTTCCTGACATCATAGAAAAAATTCAAAAAGGAACAGTAGATCATATAGTAATGGTAGAAGATGAAGATGAGCTTCCAAAAAGGGTAGATGCTGATTTCGGAGATGATATAGTAGCATCTGTTTCAATAACTTACGGCTGTAATAATTACTGCACATTCTGTATAGTGCCTTACGTACGGGGAATGGAGAGATCGGTTCCAATGAGGGAAATACTTGATGATGTAAAGCAGTATGCAGATAAAGGTTACAAAGAAATATTATTTTTAGGACAAAATGTTAATTCTTACGGAAGTGACAGAATCGAAATGGGAGAAGATTTTGCCGGGCTTCTTACAAAGGCTGCCAATATAGAAGGAGACTTCTGGCTGAAATATATTTCGCCGCATCCGAAAGATTTTACTGATTCGGTAATAAAAGCAATAGCAGAAAATCCCAAGGTAGCAAGAATGCTTCATCTGCCTCTGCAGTCAGGCTCTACTAAGATACTCGGGGCAATGAACCGAGGATATACAAAGGAAGAATTTATAGAACTTGCTCTTAAAATAAAAAAAGAGATTCCTGATATAGGTATAACAACAGATATTATCGTAGGATTTCCGGGAGAGACTGACGAGGATTTTCAGGATACTCTGGATGTAGTGGAGCAGGTAGGTTTTGAAAACGCATTCATGTTTATGTATTCCAAAAGAAGCGGAACTCCTGCAGCAGTGCTGGAAGAACAGGTGCCTGAACAGGTAAAGAAAGAAAGACTTCAGCAGCTGATGAGACTTCAGAATGCAAGAGCAAAAGAAGAGAGCAAAAAATATTATGGTCAGACTTTGAAGGTTCTTGTAGAGGGACCGAGCAGCAAAAATCCTGATATGCTTACAGGAAGAACCTCTACTCATAAAATAGTGCTTTTTAAAGGTGATGAAGAGCTTTCGGGGAAATTTGTAAATGTAAAAATATATGAAACAAAAACATGGACATTATATGGTGAATTAGTCTAG
- a CDS encoding ribonuclease H family protein: protein MAKKYYAYYLVESDKNGILENWKECEILVKGQKARYKSFPTRDEAKAWLDSGAEYEIKEKKAPALDKNGLYFDAGTGRGIGVEVRVTDYKGNSLLPQILPKEKVSVHGNYVLKKGRTNNYGELAGIYIALKYAAKKGIKIIYGDSKLILDYWSKGLFNRDKLEEDTVELIEKVTEMRKEYEKNGGRAEHISGDYNPADLGFHK from the coding sequence ATGGCAAAAAAATATTATGCATATTATCTGGTAGAAAGTGATAAAAACGGAATTCTTGAAAACTGGAAGGAATGCGAAATACTGGTAAAAGGACAAAAAGCACGTTATAAGTCATTTCCGACGCGTGATGAGGCTAAAGCATGGCTTGATTCCGGAGCAGAATATGAAATTAAGGAAAAAAAAGCACCTGCCCTTGATAAAAACGGACTTTATTTTGATGCGGGAACAGGACGGGGCATAGGCGTAGAAGTACGTGTAACAGATTATAAAGGCAATTCACTTTTACCGCAAATACTTCCTAAAGAAAAAGTTTCTGTTCACGGGAACTACGTCCTGAAAAAAGGAAGAACAAATAATTACGGTGAGCTGGCAGGGATATATATAGCCTTAAAATATGCAGCCAAAAAAGGGATAAAAATAATATACGGAGACAGTAAGCTGATTCTTGACTACTGGTCAAAGGGTCTGTTTAACAGGGATAAGCTGGAGGAAGATACTGTTGAGTTAATAGAGAAAGTAACTGAAATGAGAAAAGAATATGAAAAAAACGGGGGAAGGGCAGAGCATATATCAGGTGATTATAACCCCGCTGATCTGGGCTTTCATAAATAA